Proteins encoded by one window of Candidatus Poribacteria bacterium:
- a CDS encoding DUF1828 domain-containing protein has product MPIKTTEKDFLETVSAEIRLSSDGTNRFRVFTPFRFDDGDHFAIVLKKEGERWLISDEGHTYMHLTYDIDDKLLHTGTRKKIISRALSLFDVEDRDGELIREVSNGDYGKALYAFAQALLRIADVSYLSRERIQSTFTEDFRTLLSENVPKSRMRFDWSDPERDPEKNYIVDCRINGMREPLFVFALNSDNRTRDATIALHQFKEWGISFRSLGIFKNREIISRKVQERFSDVCDTTFYSLILNYASIQEYLIDTIGNIEELGIRRK; this is encoded by the coding sequence AGGACTTTCTTGAAACAGTTTCGGCAGAGATTCGACTTTCGAGCGATGGCACAAATCGTTTTCGTGTGTTTACGCCCTTCAGATTTGATGATGGAGATCACTTCGCCATCGTCCTGAAAAAGGAAGGTGAGCGATGGTTAATCTCTGACGAAGGGCATACCTATATGCACCTGACCTATGATATTGATGATAAACTTCTTCATACCGGTACGCGCAAGAAGATTATCTCAAGGGCACTTTCTCTCTTTGACGTTGAAGACCGCGATGGAGAATTAATACGTGAGGTATCAAATGGAGATTATGGTAAGGCACTCTATGCCTTTGCCCAAGCACTTCTGAGAATCGCTGATGTATCCTACTTGTCAAGAGAACGGATTCAATCCACATTTACGGAAGATTTTCGCACCTTGTTGTCCGAAAATGTTCCAAAATCGCGCATGCGTTTTGACTGGAGCGATCCAGAACGAGATCCCGAAAAAAACTACATCGTAGATTGTCGAATTAACGGGATGCGTGAGCCGCTTTTTGTGTTTGCACTCAACAGTGATAATAGAACCCGCGATGCTACAATTGCCCTGCATCAGTTCAAGGAGTGGGGGATATCGTTCCGTTCTCTGGGCATTTTCAAGAATCGGGAGATTATTAGTCGCAAAGTGCAGGAACGCTTCAGCGATGTGTGCGATACAACATTCTACAGTCTCATCTTAAACTACGCAAGCATTCAAGAGTATCTCATTGATACCATCGGTAATATTGAGGAATTGGGAATCAGAAGGAAGTAG
- a CDS encoding PadR family transcriptional regulator, translating into MIRRCSDAGLSEPEFADSSGFKTTIWRAKPPEQIKVQPEFLPRDLKSQVLNLLADGPLSRSELSKQLGHKKASGQLYNVVRDLLDDQMIEYTLPDKPRSPRQKYRLTDKGRTEFANLKSEDAV; encoded by the coding sequence ATGATCCGCCGTTGCAGTGATGCGGGCTTATCCGAACCGGAATTCGCCGATAGCAGTGGATTTAAAACAACGATTTGGCGTGCTAAACCTCCAGAGCAGATTAAGGTGCAGCCAGAGTTCCTCCCTAGAGATCTTAAATCACAGGTGCTAAACTTGCTTGCCGATGGTCCACTGTCAAGATCCGAATTGTCCAAGCAATTAGGACATAAGAAGGCATCCGGTCAACTCTATAACGTTGTTCGGGACCTTTTGGACGATCAGATGATCGAATACACGCTCCCAGATAAACCCAGAAGTCCACGGCAAAAGTACCGGCTAACAGACAAAGGAAGAACTGAATTCGCGAATCTGAAATCAGAAGATGCAGTATAA
- a CDS encoding AAA family ATPase, with protein MIERRLAELWDSLQGKKPHLSHFLSEIYLDGLRGLDNLRVLFDYPVSVIAGGNATGKSTVLFTAACAYKVPGAGPKDFVPSTLFPDYRPKLGDRQDIRQRIRLEFNYQTPEGMRSMRWRRAAGWSRSFLGRQNASQPERQVYLRTLSNLSNPSEVRGVLSMSCLKSEPQETPLTALQIEFALQILRSRYPEVVNLSRGVRSLLCDPQEDGTVYPELKTADNEHAILRLSKEITQLEGALILIDDVETKVHPQLHQLFMLHLQQLALRNNLQIILTSHSPIILDSVPLNGRIFLERDNASGEVAVRLPPVM; from the coding sequence ATGATTGAGAGACGCTTAGCAGAACTCTGGGATAGTTTACAAGGGAAAAAACCACATCTATCCCATTTCCTGTCAGAGATTTATTTAGACGGGCTTCGTGGACTTGACAATTTGCGGGTGCTGTTTGATTATCCAGTGAGTGTCATTGCGGGGGGAAATGCCACCGGAAAGTCAACAGTGCTTTTTACAGCTGCTTGTGCCTATAAAGTGCCGGGAGCGGGCCCTAAGGATTTCGTTCCGTCCACACTTTTTCCCGATTATCGCCCTAAACTCGGGGACCGTCAGGATATACGACAAAGAATAAGGCTGGAATTCAACTATCAGACCCCAGAAGGTATGCGTTCTATGCGATGGCGGCGTGCCGCGGGGTGGAGTCGGAGTTTCCTGGGGCGTCAGAATGCCAGTCAACCGGAGCGGCAGGTCTATCTCAGAACGCTTAGCAATCTGAGCAATCCATCAGAGGTACGTGGGGTTCTTAGCATGTCATGTCTGAAATCTGAACCCCAAGAGACACCGCTAACAGCATTACAGATAGAATTTGCTCTTCAAATCCTCCGGTCCAGATATCCAGAAGTTGTTAATTTGTCAAGAGGTGTTAGAAGTCTTCTCTGTGACCCGCAAGAAGATGGTACGGTATACCCGGAATTGAAAACAGCAGATAACGAACACGCCATCCTTCGGTTATCAAAGGAAATTACACAACTTGAAGGAGCACTCATTCTGATTGACGATGTGGAGACGAAAGTCCATCCGCAGTTACATCAACTTTTCATGCTGCATTTACAACAATTGGCACTCCGTAACAACCTCCAGATCATTCTAACCTCTCACAGTCCGATCATTCTCGATTCGGTCCCCCTCAATGGCAGGATTTTTCTTGAGCGAGACAACGCGTCAGGCGAGGTTGCTGTGCGGCTGCCTCCCGTTATGTGA